A stretch of DNA from Mucilaginibacter daejeonensis:
AGCCCGGAAGATCTGTTTGCTGTGCACACCCACTACCGAGGTTAGCTGACCGTGGTGGTAATCGACGTTAGAAACAGTATTTCCGGTGTAATGCACCGTATCCTGCGCCTGTGCCGCAGCCATGCAAGAACTTAATATATAAGTAGCGATCAAAAGCTTCTTCATCATTATCAATAGAATACTTGATGCACCGGTGGTTTACTTCCCGATGCTTTTCTTTAATTGTTCGAGGGTTCGGCGGCTTACCTTTACAATGGTGCCGTGTTTGTGCCCCTCTGGCACCTTCACCTTGTCCGACACATCCTCGAAGGTCTTGAAATCAGTAGTGCTCATGGCGCCATATCTTTTTAAGCGGTACGAATCATAATAGATCAGCCAGCCTTTATCGGTCTTCACCGCATTAGGGCCTTCAGAAAACAACTCAGTAAAGCGTTTGCTATAGTCATGGTACGGACCGAGCGGGCTATTGCCGAAAGCCACCAGTATGTTACGGTTAGGCCGGGTATTATCTTTCATCACCAGCACGTAGTCGCCTTTGCCACGCTTCAGGATCTGTGCATCGATCACGCTGAAACCGGGATCAAGGAACAGTTTTTCTGGCGAGAAAGACCTGAAATCAGTAGTGGTGGTGTAATACAAGCGATGGTTGTTATTCTCATCCTCCTGCCCTTTTGGGTAGCGGAACGGGATGGTAGATGCCCACACAATGATATACTGTTTGGCCTCATCATCATAAAAGATCTCGGGCGCCCATACGTTCACGGTGGTAGGCTCGGTACTCATGATATTGATGTGCTGCTGAGCCGACCAATGGATCAGGTCTTTTGAATTGGCGTAACCAAAACCCTGGTCGCCTTTCCAGCCGGTGGTCCACACCAAATGGAAGGTTCCATCAGGACCTTGTACCATAGATGGATCGCGCATGATCTTGGCATCACCTATCTCGGGCTTAACAAAAATATGGTCGAGGTCGGTCCAGTTCCAGGCATCATAGCTATATAGCAGGCGCAAACCTTCATTAGCCGGTTCGTGGAACGAGGTGAACAGGTAAGCGCTTTTTTTTGACGCGCAGGATGATAGCAGCATCAAAAAGCATGTCATTGCGAGGAGTGACAACGACGAAGCGAACCCACGCGTACTGGGTCGCCGCGCTATCGCTCGCGATGACATGTTTCTAATATGGATCAAAGCACTTCTCATTTCCACTTATCTATACCGCATCCAGGATCAGCACCCAGTCGTTACCTTTCTTAGGTTCTCCCGGTGGGTTAAAGTTCAGCACTCTGGCTTTAGCTTGAGTAATTCCGGCAGTGATCTTGCCCGTGCGCGGATCGAACCATGAAGCTTTGATCTTGATACCCGGCAACTTGGCGGTATTTACACTGATATTCCGGCCAGTGTAAGTATAGATGAACGCGTAATTTTTGCCGCGTGTGGCCAGCAGGTAATTGTAACGCGTACCTTGTTTGCCCGCAATCAGCGACTGATCCGGCACGCGCTCGTAGTATGGACGCGACAACATCAGCTCTTTGATGTAGACCATTTGCTTTGCACCCGGATCATTCACCGACTGGTACCAGTATTCTTTTGAGCCGTACGCGCTGCTCTTGTCGGTTGGCTTGTGCATTTGCATCACATCGTTATTGCCATAGGTATAGCCACAACCACCGGCAAATACCGACCAGTAGGCATAGCGGCGAACATCCGCGGCTTTCCAGCGGGGCAGCTTTACATCGTGCAAACCGTATGGGATCTTCTCGTATGATGGTTCGGCATCAAACGTGGGTCTGATGGGCGTTTTGGCGTAGTCCACGTTCACGTACTTCCAATTGTCCTCGCCATATTTCAAATCTTTTTTAGAGGTATCCTGGGCATAAGTACGGTGCCCTGATTGGAAGCAATTAAAATCCAGCCAGTTCTCGTTATGGAACCAAGTAGATGATTGGGTGCGTCCGCGCGGATGATAAGTGATCAGCTTGTCGGGGTCACCTGCGCGCAAGGTCTCGCCTATAGTGTTCCACACGCGGGTGCTGTCGCTTCCGGCAATATCGCCACCGTTCATCCAGATCACGTTGCTGCGATCTTTATAACGTTTGGCCAAAAATTCAGCGTAGACCTTCGCCTTTTCGGCAGGCACATCGTGGTTCTTCGATTTGACCACCGAACCCCAAACCGGTACCATGGCCATATAAATGCCTTTTTGGGCAGCCAGATCGACGATGTAGTCGACATGGTCCCAATAATCGTACTCAGCTTCATTGTCGGGGTTAGCACCCGGTGTGACCGCTGGGTGGGCAATATTTTTGTTTACCAAGGCCGAATCGCCGTAAGCATTCGTTTCTTTAATGTCATGGATCACCATCACCTGTATCACATTGAAGCCTTGCTTGCGGCGTATCTCCAAATATTTTTCGGCCTCTGCACGGTCCAATTTGGAGAACAGCAGCCAGCCAGTATCACCCAGCCAAAAGAAGGGCTTACCATCGGGGGTAGAAAAATAGCGATGGTTATCTGACACCTTAAGCAGCGGCAGGCCGGCATTATGAGCTTTAAAGGCCAACCCTATCACTGCCACCAGTGTGAGCGTATAAATGATCTTTTTGAACATGTCTTAAATTCTTTTTAGCCATAGCAGGCCAGCGCCGTTGGCACCCTGCCATTGGTTCATATCAGCGCCTTTTACCGTTTTAACGGCAGTGGCCTTGCCTGTACGCGCATCGATCCAGGTCGCCTGATAGGAAGCGTTAGCCTCCAATGCCAGCGGTGTCACCGTACCTGTAGCGGTGTAAATGATGTATTCTTTTGAAGCATTGCCCAGCGCCCACTGATCCTGCGGCTGACCGGCCAGTTCAATTCCCTTCATCGTAGATGCGGCTGCCAAAAGCTTTTGATCGACCTCTTTAGGCAATACCGGCAACGATCCACCAGCAATGAAGACGGCCCAGCCATAACGGTCAAAGCCATCGCCTGAGTACACCACCGCTTTTGACGGATACTTGGCACGATACTCGTGCACCGCACGGTATACCTGCTCAAATGAGGTAGCTTTAGGTTTTAGCAAACGGGCATGCTGACGTGGGGCCAGGTTCAGCCCGCCTTTAGGTTCATAGGTCTTGCCATCGGCCTGGTAGTGCCATTGGCGAATATCGATCACGTCAATGACCGAGGTCAGGGTAGCGTCAGCCAAGATCGCGTCCTGTACATCTTTGGTGGTGCTTAGGCCAATTAGTTCTTTTTTGCCTTTTTCCTTTTCCCACTGCTGGATGGTTTGCACCCAGAACTTGGTGAAATTAAGCGGGCCAGTATATTCAGCACCGATCAGTTGGATCACGCCGTTGTTACCGGCAAATGCTTCCAGATTTTGACGGATGAACTGCTGGTGCAGTTTTCGCCTTACCGGGTGGTTCACATCATAGAACTGCTCGGCCATGAACAAGCGTTTATCACCTGCGTAAGGCACCGGCTCAGGGAAACCGGTATTATTCACGTTGTTGACCGGGCGCCAAGGGAAATCGGCATAATGTGCACCTGCCTCGATGATGTTGTGTTGAAAATAATTTTGATTGATGAGTACCTGTCCACGCTGATCGGCCAGATCGGCAAATTGCTTCAGGCGGCCCCAGTACCATTTGTTGTAAGCGGTCAGGTCATATTTGCTTAAGCCATCCCAGGCCGTTTCGCGACCGGTGCGCGCAAATGGCAGTTCGTAA
This window harbors:
- a CDS encoding glycoside hydrolase family 140 protein: MFKKIIYTLTLVAVIGLAFKAHNAGLPLLKVSDNHRYFSTPDGKPFFWLGDTGWLLFSKLDRAEAEKYLEIRRKQGFNVIQVMVIHDIKETNAYGDSALVNKNIAHPAVTPGANPDNEAEYDYWDHVDYIVDLAAQKGIYMAMVPVWGSVVKSKNHDVPAEKAKVYAEFLAKRYKDRSNVIWMNGGDIAGSDSTRVWNTIGETLRAGDPDKLITYHPRGRTQSSTWFHNENWLDFNCFQSGHRTYAQDTSKKDLKYGEDNWKYVNVDYAKTPIRPTFDAEPSYEKIPYGLHDVKLPRWKAADVRRYAYWSVFAGGCGYTYGNNDVMQMHKPTDKSSAYGSKEYWYQSVNDPGAKQMVYIKELMLSRPYYERVPDQSLIAGKQGTRYNYLLATRGKNYAFIYTYTGRNISVNTAKLPGIKIKASWFDPRTGKITAGITQAKARVLNFNPPGEPKKGNDWVLILDAV
- a CDS encoding glycoside hydrolase family 43 protein codes for the protein MLLSSCASKKSAYLFTSFHEPANEGLRLLYSYDAWNWTDLDHIFVKPEIGDAKIMRDPSMVQGPDGTFHLVWTTGWKGDQGFGYANSKDLIHWSAQQHINIMSTEPTTVNVWAPEIFYDDEAKQYIIVWASTIPFRYPKGQEDENNNHRLYYTTTTDFRSFSPEKLFLDPGFSVIDAQILKRGKGDYVLVMKDNTRPNRNILVAFGNSPLGPYHDYSKRFTELFSEGPNAVKTDKGWLIYYDSYRLKRYGAMSTTDFKTFEDVSDKVKVPEGHKHGTIVKVSRRTLEQLKKSIGK